In Falsibacillus albus, a single window of DNA contains:
- a CDS encoding tetratricopeptide repeat protein, with product MDKNKAGIELLQDGKFEEAIKLFNEVINENPKDPVGYINFGHVLSTVGELERAEKFYLRAIELDEHAGAAYYSLGNHYFKVERLEEATEMFEKAVQNGIDSSDAYFMLGLCLMQAEQFRLALPYLQRSVELDEYDVEAGFQYGLCLCQAALYDEAIKQLKKVLELDPEHPDALYNLGVAVAGHMDDPEMALSYFNQALEIQPDHMLAGYGKKMMEKAMENQQ from the coding sequence TTGGATAAAAATAAAGCAGGAATCGAACTTTTACAGGATGGAAAATTTGAAGAGGCGATCAAACTTTTTAATGAAGTCATCAATGAAAATCCGAAAGATCCGGTTGGGTATATTAATTTTGGCCATGTGCTGTCAACTGTCGGTGAACTGGAGCGTGCTGAAAAATTTTATCTGAGAGCAATCGAGCTTGATGAACATGCGGGAGCTGCTTACTACAGCCTGGGCAATCATTATTTTAAGGTTGAACGGCTCGAAGAAGCGACGGAAATGTTCGAAAAAGCTGTGCAAAATGGCATTGACTCCAGTGATGCCTATTTTATGCTTGGCTTATGCCTGATGCAAGCCGAGCAATTCCGCCTGGCACTTCCATATCTTCAAAGAAGCGTCGAGCTTGATGAATATGACGTCGAGGCGGGATTCCAGTATGGATTGTGTCTTTGCCAAGCGGCCCTCTACGATGAAGCCATCAAACAGTTGAAAAAAGTATTGGAGCTGGACCCTGAACATCCGGATGCTTTATACAATTTAGGAGTGGCAGTGGCAGGACACATGGATGATCCTGAAATGGCCTTGTCCTATTTTAACCAAGCACTAGAGATTCAGCCAGACCATATGCTTGCGGGCTATGGGAAGAAAATGATGGAAAAGGCAATGGAAAATCAGCAATAA
- the recD2 gene encoding SF1B family DNA helicase RecD2 — protein sequence MDKQHNLDLFSEEEEYVKGRHIVTIFHNEQNLYSVIRIRVDESNVPNQDKEAVITGYFPKIHEQETYMFYGQMKEHPKFGPQFHVTHYQKELPQTKEGIVNYLSSELFKGIGVKTAEKIVAELGENAISKILDNPSILDSIPKLPSDKAKDLYDALMEHQGLEQIMVGLNQFGFGPQLSMKIYQAYKENTLKILQENPYQLVEAVEGIGFGRADELGSKLGIKGNHPDRIKAAILYVVEQQCMQDGHVYVEAREVLEKVKALLEDNQPVKIEFQDISNEVVKLNEESKLMVEEQRLYLPSLYFSEKGLVTNIQRLLAQEEYEDQFPESEFLLALGDLEERLGVQYAPSQKEAIQRALMSPMLLLTGGPGTGKTTVIKGIVELFAELHGCSLDPSQYKKEEPFPVLLAAPTGRAAKRMTESTGLPAVTIHRLLGWNGQEGFNSDEDHVIEGKLLIIDEMSMVDTWLAHQLFKALPEHIQVIMVGDEDQLPSVGPGQVLKDLLQSSVVPTVRLVDIYRQAEGSSIIELAHEIKKGYLPPSIGKQQPDRSFIKCRTAQIGEVVEKVVENARKKGFSAKDIQVLAPMYRGPAGIDRLNELLQQIFNPNEDSSRKEISFGNVKYRIGDKVLQLVNQPESNVFNGDIGEVISIFYAKENTEKKEMVIVSFDGIEVTYTKQDLNQITHAYCCSIHKSQGSEFPIVILPVVKSYYRMLRRNLLYTAITRSKQFLILCGEEEALKMGVEREDDQKRRTTLCSRLQAIGAVQDLKEHEEDGIEYLTEEAIHSINPMIGMDHVTPYDFM from the coding sequence ATGGATAAGCAGCATAATTTGGATTTGTTTTCCGAAGAGGAAGAGTATGTAAAAGGAAGGCATATTGTAACGATTTTCCATAATGAACAAAATCTATATTCAGTCATCCGCATCCGGGTCGATGAGTCGAATGTCCCTAACCAGGATAAGGAAGCGGTCATTACCGGCTACTTCCCCAAGATACATGAACAGGAAACTTACATGTTTTATGGCCAAATGAAAGAACATCCAAAATTTGGCCCGCAATTTCATGTCACCCATTATCAAAAGGAATTGCCTCAGACGAAAGAAGGAATCGTCAATTATCTTTCCAGTGAATTATTTAAAGGAATCGGAGTCAAAACGGCAGAAAAGATCGTTGCTGAATTAGGCGAGAATGCCATAAGCAAAATCTTGGATAACCCGTCCATCCTTGATTCAATCCCCAAGCTGCCATCGGACAAAGCCAAGGATCTATACGATGCATTGATGGAGCATCAGGGGCTGGAACAAATAATGGTGGGGTTGAACCAATTCGGATTCGGCCCCCAGCTTTCCATGAAAATATATCAGGCTTACAAAGAAAATACACTTAAAATCTTACAGGAAAATCCTTACCAGCTCGTGGAAGCTGTAGAAGGAATCGGTTTTGGCCGGGCGGATGAGTTAGGGAGTAAACTCGGTATAAAAGGAAACCACCCTGATCGCATCAAAGCAGCCATCCTGTATGTCGTCGAGCAGCAATGTATGCAGGATGGCCACGTCTATGTGGAGGCTCGTGAAGTGTTGGAGAAAGTGAAAGCTTTGTTGGAAGACAACCAGCCTGTCAAGATTGAATTTCAAGACATCTCGAATGAAGTGGTCAAATTGAATGAAGAGAGCAAGCTTATGGTCGAAGAACAGCGGCTATATCTCCCTTCCCTTTATTTTTCTGAAAAAGGACTTGTGACCAATATTCAGAGGCTCCTTGCACAGGAAGAATATGAGGACCAGTTTCCAGAGTCGGAATTCCTGCTTGCTCTGGGTGACTTGGAAGAGCGTCTTGGCGTCCAGTATGCCCCCTCGCAAAAAGAAGCCATCCAGCGTGCACTTATGTCGCCGATGCTGCTTTTAACCGGTGGCCCGGGTACAGGAAAAACGACAGTAATCAAGGGGATCGTCGAGCTTTTTGCCGAACTTCATGGATGTTCATTGGACCCTTCGCAATACAAGAAAGAAGAACCATTTCCGGTGCTTTTGGCCGCTCCAACCGGAAGGGCTGCCAAAAGAATGACAGAATCAACTGGTCTGCCAGCGGTGACCATCCATCGCTTATTGGGCTGGAATGGACAAGAAGGGTTTAATTCGGATGAAGATCATGTAATTGAAGGTAAGCTCTTGATCATCGATGAAATGTCAATGGTGGACACTTGGCTCGCACATCAACTTTTTAAGGCATTGCCGGAGCATATCCAAGTAATCATGGTGGGAGATGAGGACCAGCTTCCTTCAGTTGGGCCAGGGCAGGTATTAAAGGATCTATTGCAATCATCTGTCGTCCCGACAGTCCGGCTGGTCGATATTTACAGACAGGCTGAAGGGTCCTCGATCATCGAATTGGCGCATGAAATAAAGAAAGGATATCTTCCTCCCAGCATAGGGAAACAGCAGCCTGACCGCTCCTTCATTAAATGTCGAACTGCCCAGATTGGAGAAGTAGTTGAAAAAGTAGTTGAAAATGCCAGGAAAAAAGGATTTTCGGCGAAGGATATTCAAGTGCTTGCTCCGATGTACAGGGGGCCGGCAGGGATCGACCGTTTGAATGAATTGCTTCAACAAATTTTCAATCCCAATGAGGATTCTTCACGCAAAGAAATTTCATTTGGAAATGTAAAATATCGAATCGGGGATAAAGTCCTGCAGCTTGTCAATCAACCTGAGAGCAATGTGTTCAATGGAGATATCGGTGAGGTCATTTCGATTTTTTACGCGAAAGAAAATACCGAAAAAAAAGAAATGGTCATCGTTTCCTTCGATGGAATTGAAGTCACCTATACAAAGCAGGATTTAAATCAGATCACTCATGCTTATTGCTGCTCCATCCATAAATCCCAGGGGAGCGAGTTTCCAATCGTGATATTGCCTGTCGTGAAAAGCTATTATCGAATGCTAAGGCGGAACTTGCTATATACTGCGATTACGAGAAGCAAACAATTCCTTATATTATGCGGAGAAGAGGAAGCATTGAAAATGGGTGTCGAGCGGGAAGATGACCAAAAAAGAAGGACGACTCTTTGCAGCAGATTGCAAGCAATCGGGGCTGTACAAGATTTGAAAGAACATGAAGAGGACGGCATCGAATAT
- a CDS encoding replication-associated recombination protein A, translated as MNEKPLAFRMRPRSIEEIVGQQHLVGKGKIIDRMVKAKMLSSMILYGPPGIGKTSIASAIAGSTKYAFRTLNAVTNNKKDMEIVAQEAKMSGKVILLLDEVHRLDKAKQDFLLPYLENGMIVLIGATTSNPYHAINPAIRSRCQIFELKPLTPEEMKSALTKALADEERGLGKKEAAVEPAALEHFARASNGDLRSALNALELAVLSSEPDENGIISIGTGIAEECLQKKSLAHDKDGDAHYDVLSGFQKSIRGSDVNAALHYLGRLIEAGDLPSISRRLLVIAYEDIGLASPQAGPRTLAAIQTAEKIGFPEARIPLSAIVIELCLSPKSNSAIMAIDEALKDIRAGSSGEVPDHLKDAHYKGAKELGRGIEYQYPHNFESGWVKQQYLPNTLKNKTYYQPKKTGKFEQAIAGIYDKINKSK; from the coding sequence ATGAATGAGAAACCACTTGCATTCAGGATGAGGCCAAGGAGCATCGAGGAAATTGTCGGTCAGCAGCACCTGGTCGGTAAGGGTAAAATAATTGATCGGATGGTAAAAGCAAAAATGCTTTCCTCCATGATTTTATATGGACCGCCAGGAATCGGAAAAACTTCGATCGCAAGCGCCATTGCCGGGAGCACCAAGTATGCCTTCCGTACATTGAATGCCGTCACAAATAATAAAAAGGATATGGAAATTGTTGCTCAAGAAGCAAAAATGTCCGGTAAGGTCATTTTACTTCTGGATGAAGTACACCGGCTTGATAAGGCAAAACAGGACTTCCTTTTGCCTTATTTGGAAAACGGCATGATCGTCCTGATTGGAGCCACCACCAGCAACCCCTATCACGCGATCAATCCCGCCATCCGGAGCAGATGCCAAATTTTTGAATTAAAGCCGCTTACACCAGAAGAAATGAAGTCGGCTTTAACGAAAGCTCTAGCCGATGAAGAAAGGGGGCTGGGCAAAAAAGAGGCGGCAGTTGAGCCAGCTGCACTTGAACATTTCGCAAGAGCAAGCAATGGAGACTTGAGAAGCGCCTTGAATGCCCTTGAATTAGCTGTCCTTTCATCAGAACCTGATGAAAATGGCATCATTTCGATTGGAACTGGCATTGCAGAGGAATGCCTCCAAAAGAAAAGCCTTGCACATGATAAGGACGGGGACGCCCATTATGATGTACTTAGCGGGTTTCAGAAATCAATCCGTGGAAGCGATGTGAACGCTGCTCTTCATTATTTAGGACGATTGATTGAAGCAGGCGATCTCCCGAGCATCTCTCGCCGCCTTCTTGTCATTGCTTATGAAGATATCGGCCTGGCAAGTCCGCAAGCGGGGCCAAGGACACTGGCTGCGATTCAAACAGCGGAAAAAATCGGATTTCCGGAAGCCCGGATCCCCCTTTCGGCAATCGTGATCGAGCTTTGCCTGTCGCCAAAATCCAACTCTGCCATCATGGCCATTGATGAGGCACTCAAAGATATTCGGGCCGGTAGCAGCGGAGAAGTTCCAGACCACTTAAAAGACGCTCATTATAAAGGAGCAAAGGAACTGGGAAGAGGCATTGAATATCAATATCCCCATAATTTCGAAAGCGGCTGGGTCAAGCAGCAATACTTGCCGAATACCTTGAAAAATAAAACGTATTACCAGCCTAAGAAAACGGGAAAATTCGAACAGGCCATTGCAGGCATTTATGACAAAATCAATAAGTCCAAATAA
- a CDS encoding ABC transporter permease: MFKLIQNEWIKIFKRPGTYVMIGLIVLIIGIMGAFTKYNDLHSASQKGDWKQALTVQNEQTKKNMENGHMPAAAKDQLKKQIAINDYRIQHDIAPAKGETVWTFIAGASDLISFIGLFTIIVAASIVASEFNWGTIKLLLIRPISRWRILLSKYITTILFGLSLLFILFVVTGLLGLILFGTGEGSHAYLAYASGKVVEQSMLLHLVKTYLFGSIDLLMLATMAFMISAVFRNSSLAIGISIFLLFSGSIFTTLVASKFDWAKYILFANTDLTVYSDGVPLVKGMTLGFSVTVLIIYFIVFLALAFGVFSKRDVAA, encoded by the coding sequence ATGTTTAAATTAATTCAAAACGAATGGATAAAAATCTTTAAGCGTCCGGGAACTTATGTCATGATCGGTTTAATCGTGCTGATCATTGGCATCATGGGGGCATTTACGAAATATAACGACCTTCACAGCGCGTCGCAAAAAGGCGACTGGAAACAGGCATTAACCGTGCAAAATGAACAAACTAAAAAGAATATGGAAAACGGGCACATGCCAGCTGCTGCAAAGGATCAATTGAAAAAGCAAATCGCCATTAATGACTATCGCATCCAGCATGACATTGCCCCGGCAAAAGGAGAAACGGTTTGGACGTTCATTGCTGGAGCATCTGATTTAATTTCTTTTATTGGCCTTTTCACCATCATCGTCGCTGCAAGCATTGTCGCGAGTGAGTTTAATTGGGGGACGATCAAACTATTATTGATTCGTCCGATCAGCAGGTGGCGAATTCTTCTCTCGAAATATATTACGACCATCCTGTTCGGACTCTCATTACTTTTCATTTTATTTGTTGTTACTGGATTACTGGGGTTGATTCTCTTTGGAACTGGTGAAGGCAGTCATGCATACTTGGCCTATGCATCCGGTAAAGTCGTCGAACAAAGCATGCTCCTGCATTTAGTGAAGACTTATTTGTTTGGTTCCATCGACCTGCTCATGCTGGCGACCATGGCGTTTATGATTTCTGCAGTGTTCAGGAATAGTTCGCTCGCAATAGGCATCTCCATTTTCCTGCTTTTCTCAGGAAGTATATTTACAACCCTTGTAGCGAGCAAATTCGATTGGGCAAAATATATTCTTTTTGCCAATACGGATTTAACGGTGTATTCAGATGGGGTTCCTTTAGTGAAAGGGATGACCCTAGGATTCTCAGTCACGGTGCTGATCATTTACTTCATCGTATTTTTGGCTCTCGCATTCGGGGTTTTCTCCAAACGGGATGTAGCTGCGTAA
- the mnmA gene encoding tRNA 2-thiouridine(34) synthase MnmA, translating into MEKAPKDTRVVVGMSGGVDSSVAALLLKEQGYDVIGIFMKNWDDTDENGVCTATEDYNDVIRVCNQIGIPYYAVNFEKQYWDKVFTYFLEEYKAGRTPNPDVMCNKEIKFKAFLEHAVKLGADYLATGHYAQVAYRDGEYKMLRGLDDNKDQTYFLNQLSQDQLSKVMFPIGGLNKKRVREIAKEANLATAAKKDSTGICFIGERNFKEFLSNYLPAQPGNMETFDGKVMGKHDGLMYYTIGQRHGLGIGGSGDPWFVIGKDLERNILYVGQGFDHEALYSDSIIATNVSWVSNKEQPSEFTCTAKFRYRQPDHQVTVRVLEDNKVEVIFDEPVRAVTPGQAVVFYSGDECLGGGTIDEIFKHAKKLTYVG; encoded by the coding sequence TTGGAAAAAGCACCAAAAGATACACGCGTCGTCGTAGGGATGTCCGGAGGGGTGGATTCTTCCGTTGCTGCCCTTTTACTGAAGGAACAAGGCTACGATGTCATCGGCATTTTTATGAAAAACTGGGACGATACGGATGAGAATGGCGTTTGTACGGCAACCGAAGATTATAATGATGTGATCCGTGTATGCAACCAAATCGGAATCCCTTATTATGCCGTCAATTTCGAAAAGCAGTATTGGGATAAAGTATTTACCTACTTCTTAGAGGAATATAAGGCAGGCAGGACGCCGAATCCCGACGTCATGTGCAACAAGGAAATCAAGTTTAAGGCATTTCTTGAGCATGCCGTTAAATTAGGGGCGGACTACTTGGCTACTGGCCACTATGCCCAAGTGGCGTACCGTGATGGGGAATACAAAATGCTGAGGGGTCTTGATGACAATAAAGATCAAACATACTTCCTCAACCAGCTGTCACAGGATCAGCTTTCGAAGGTAATGTTCCCTATCGGCGGCCTCAATAAAAAGAGGGTAAGGGAAATTGCCAAAGAGGCGAACCTTGCCACTGCTGCAAAGAAAGACAGCACCGGTATTTGCTTTATCGGGGAAAGGAACTTCAAGGAATTCTTGAGCAATTATTTACCGGCGCAGCCCGGCAATATGGAGACTTTTGATGGCAAGGTGATGGGCAAGCATGATGGCCTCATGTATTACACGATCGGCCAGCGTCATGGCTTGGGAATCGGGGGTTCAGGAGATCCTTGGTTCGTGATCGGAAAGGATTTGGAACGAAATATCCTTTATGTCGGTCAAGGCTTCGATCACGAGGCACTCTATTCCGATTCGATTATTGCAACGAATGTAAGCTGGGTATCCAATAAGGAGCAGCCTTCAGAATTTACTTGTACAGCGAAGTTCCGCTACCGCCAGCCGGATCACCAAGTAACCGTAAGGGTGCTAGAGGATAACAAAGTCGAAGTGATCTTTGATGAACCAGTCAGGGCGGTCACGCCAGGCCAGGCAGTTGTCTTTTATAGCGGGGATGAATGCTTGGGCGGAGGCACCATCGATGAAATATTTAAGCATGCCAAAAAATTAACTTATGTAGGTTGA
- a CDS encoding cysteine desulfurase family protein: MERIYLDHAATSPVHPEVIDKMMGILQEQYGNPSSIHSYGREARRILDEARMVMAKSIGANFNEIIFTSGGTEADNMAIIGAAHAMKEKGKHIITSSIEHHAVLHTCQALENEGFKVTYLPVDEHGLISLEDLKSSLTDETIVVSIIYGNNEVGTIQPIKGINELLYDHQAVFHTDAVQAYGIEDINVNELGVDLLSVSSHKINGPKGVGFLYAREGVSLLPRALGGEQERKRRAGTENVASIVGFAEAVKIAEETKVQKGEACQQYKHVFLQILSEKGIDYRLNGFLDESLPHVLNLSFPGTDVEAMLVNLDLEGIAASSGSACTAGSIEPSHVLVAMFGNHSERLRNSIRYSFGLNNTLDQIKLAAEKTAAIIHRLTN; this comes from the coding sequence GTGGAACGAATTTATTTAGATCATGCAGCTACTTCCCCGGTTCATCCAGAGGTCATCGATAAAATGATGGGCATCCTGCAGGAGCAGTATGGAAACCCTTCAAGCATACATTCATACGGGCGCGAAGCTCGAAGGATCTTGGATGAAGCGAGGATGGTCATGGCTAAAAGCATCGGTGCCAATTTTAATGAGATAATTTTTACAAGCGGCGGAACAGAGGCGGATAACATGGCAATTATCGGCGCTGCCCATGCCATGAAAGAGAAGGGGAAGCATATCATCACGTCCTCGATCGAGCATCACGCCGTCCTTCATACGTGCCAAGCATTGGAAAATGAAGGATTCAAGGTGACGTATTTGCCGGTCGATGAACATGGACTCATAAGCCTGGAAGATTTGAAATCTTCCCTCACGGATGAAACCATTGTCGTTTCCATTATATATGGGAATAATGAAGTCGGAACGATCCAGCCAATAAAGGGGATCAATGAACTCCTATATGATCATCAGGCGGTCTTTCATACGGATGCTGTACAGGCATACGGAATCGAGGACATCAATGTCAATGAATTGGGAGTCGACCTTTTGTCCGTTTCATCGCATAAAATCAATGGTCCGAAAGGCGTCGGTTTTTTATACGCAAGAGAAGGGGTTTCACTTCTTCCAAGAGCGCTTGGCGGTGAACAGGAGCGGAAACGACGTGCAGGAACAGAAAACGTCGCTTCCATTGTCGGATTTGCAGAGGCCGTCAAAATCGCGGAGGAAACGAAAGTCCAAAAGGGAGAGGCATGCCAACAATATAAACATGTTTTCTTGCAAATCTTATCTGAAAAAGGGATCGATTACAGGCTGAACGGATTTCTTGATGAGTCGCTTCCTCATGTGCTAAACTTGAGCTTTCCGGGCACAGATGTTGAAGCAATGCTGGTCAATTTAGATTTGGAAGGCATTGCGGCTTCGAGTGGTTCGGCTTGCACAGCTGGATCAATCGAGCCATCACATGTTCTTGTCGCAATGTTCGGAAATCATTCAGAACGCTTGCGAAACTCCATTCGCTATAGCTTTGGATTGAATAATACATTAGATCAAATCAAATTGGCTGCTGAAAAAACAGCTGCCATCATTCATAGATTAACCAACTAG
- the cymR gene encoding cysteine metabolism transcriptional regulator CymR, whose amino-acid sequence MKISTKGRYGLTIMIELAKRHGDGPTSLKTIASAHDLSEHYLEQLIAPLRNAGLVKSIRGAYGGYILSKEPSEISSGDIIRVLEGPISPVEGIEDEEPAKRELWIRIRDAVKDVLDNTTIEDLASHTSDGESDAYMFYI is encoded by the coding sequence ATGAAAATTTCAACGAAAGGCCGCTACGGTCTCACCATTATGATCGAATTGGCCAAGCGTCATGGAGATGGGCCGACTTCATTAAAAACGATTGCTTCTGCCCACGATTTGTCTGAGCATTATTTGGAGCAATTAATTGCTCCATTAAGAAATGCAGGCTTGGTCAAAAGTATCAGAGGAGCGTACGGAGGGTATATTTTATCAAAGGAACCATCTGAAATTTCATCAGGGGATATTATCCGTGTCCTTGAGGGACCGATCAGCCCTGTCGAGGGAATCGAGGATGAAGAACCTGCCAAGAGGGAGTTGTGGATTCGAATCCGCGATGCAGTAAAAGATGTCTTGGACAATACAACCATTGAAGATTTAGCCAGCCATACGAGCGATGGCGAATCGGATGCGTATATGTTTTATATCTAG
- a CDS encoding YczE/YyaS/YitT family protein, translating into MDTKKEISARLGIFVLGLWIMALGIVFLILADIGATPWDVLHVGLAHKFGLTIGTWSILIGFIVLGSSSLLTKTFPQFGAYLNMILVGVFIDLYMLLPFMETPKGLAGKITMFLCGMIIMAYGMGLYISARIGAGPRDSFMLAVHEKTGWKIPRVRRGMELIVLLFGWILGGPVSYGTIIFSAAIGTLVGFSLPQCQKLTDYLINKFTKKLSKKMIEKEINRGAKL; encoded by the coding sequence ATGGACACAAAAAAAGAGATAAGTGCGAGACTTGGTATTTTTGTTTTGGGGCTTTGGATAATGGCCTTGGGAATTGTCTTTTTAATATTGGCCGATATCGGTGCCACTCCATGGGATGTGCTTCATGTAGGCCTCGCTCACAAATTTGGCCTGACAATAGGTACGTGGTCCATCCTTATCGGCTTTATCGTGCTCGGGTCATCCTCCTTGCTGACGAAGACATTTCCGCAGTTCGGAGCTTATTTAAATATGATATTAGTCGGTGTTTTCATCGATTTGTATATGCTGCTGCCCTTTATGGAGACCCCAAAAGGACTTGCAGGAAAAATCACCATGTTCCTATGCGGCATGATCATTATGGCCTATGGGATGGGGCTGTATATATCTGCAAGGATCGGTGCTGGCCCACGGGATAGCTTTATGCTGGCCGTCCATGAAAAAACCGGCTGGAAAATTCCACGTGTCCGACGAGGAATGGAGTTGATCGTTCTATTGTTTGGGTGGATATTAGGCGGCCCGGTATCGTATGGAACCATCATATTCAGTGCAGCAATTGGAACATTGGTCGGATTTTCATTGCCGCAATGTCAGAAATTAACCGATTATCTTATTAATAAATTTACTAAAAAATTATCAAAAAAAATGATCGAAAAAGAAATTAATCGAGGTGCAAAACTATGA